In one Methyloterricola oryzae genomic region, the following are encoded:
- the pstC gene encoding phosphate ABC transporter permease subunit PstC, with protein MQKSTLLFLLLLLSALAFQIGRQRSLQVAGGRIGNLHSLPSYYGYYTALWCGLPALVLLLLWMGCESTVISQLLLADMPPDIAALDANQQELWLNDVKNVAAGQGSGEPSPATIAAAEHFRSLRQFSSLLLSLIAGCMAIAGAAFARQRICREQRARNEVEQVLMYFLVGSSLVAILTTVGIVLSVLFESIRFFQQVSLGEFLFGLNWSPQVAIRADQVGSSGAFGAVPLFTGTLLISAIAMTVAVPIGLLSAIYLSEYASLRFRAVAKPLLEILAGIPTVVYGFFAALTVAPFIRDLGTQAGLEVSSESALAAGLVMGIMIIPFVSSLSDDFINAVPQSLRDGAYALGATQAETIRKVVIPAALPGIVGGILLAVSRAIGETMIVVMAAGLSANLTANPLEAVTTVTTQIVTLLVGDQEFDSPKTLAAFALGLILFLVTLALNILALHIVRKYREQYE; from the coding sequence CTATTATGGCTACTACACGGCGCTGTGGTGCGGCCTGCCGGCGTTGGTCCTCCTCTTGCTGTGGATGGGGTGCGAATCCACGGTCATCAGCCAGTTGCTGCTGGCGGATATGCCGCCGGATATCGCGGCCCTGGATGCCAACCAGCAGGAGTTGTGGCTCAACGATGTCAAGAATGTGGCCGCAGGCCAAGGCAGCGGTGAGCCGTCGCCGGCTACCATTGCCGCCGCCGAGCATTTCCGTTCCTTGCGTCAGTTCAGCAGTCTGCTGCTGAGCCTTATCGCCGGCTGCATGGCCATCGCAGGCGCCGCATTTGCCCGTCAGCGCATCTGCCGTGAGCAGCGCGCGCGCAACGAGGTGGAACAGGTACTAATGTATTTCCTGGTGGGCAGCTCGCTGGTTGCGATACTCACCACTGTCGGCATCGTCCTGTCGGTGCTGTTTGAATCCATCCGGTTCTTCCAGCAGGTGTCCCTCGGCGAATTTCTGTTCGGCCTGAACTGGAGTCCCCAGGTAGCCATCCGCGCCGACCAGGTGGGCTCATCCGGGGCGTTCGGGGCTGTGCCCCTGTTCACCGGCACCCTGCTGATATCGGCGATCGCCATGACCGTGGCCGTTCCCATCGGGCTGCTGTCGGCCATCTACCTGTCAGAGTATGCCAGTCTGCGGTTCCGCGCCGTGGCCAAGCCGCTGCTGGAAATCCTGGCGGGCATTCCCACCGTGGTTTACGGTTTTTTCGCGGCCTTGACCGTGGCACCTTTCATTCGCGATCTGGGTACCCAGGCGGGTCTGGAGGTGTCGTCCGAAAGCGCCCTGGCGGCGGGACTGGTGATGGGCATCATGATCATCCCCTTTGTTTCGTCTCTGTCCGATGACTTCATCAACGCGGTTCCGCAGTCATTGCGTGATGGGGCCTATGCACTCGGTGCGACCCAGGCGGAAACCATCCGCAAGGTGGTGATTCCGGCGGCGCTACCCGGTATCGTCGGCGGCATTCTGCTGGCTGTCTCGCGCGCCATCGGCGAGACCATGATCGTGGTCATGGCGGCGGGTCTTTCCGCCAATCTCACGGCCAATCCGCTGGAAGCGGTGACCACCGTCACCACCCAAATCGTCACCTTGCTGGTGGGCGACCAGGAATTCGACAGTCCCAAAACCCTGGCAGCATTCGCGCTGGGTCTGATCCTCTTTCTGGTGACCCTGGCGCTCAACATCTTGGCGCTGCATATCGTGCGCAAATACCGTGAACAATATGAGTGA
- the pstB gene encoding phosphate ABC transporter ATP-binding protein PstB has product MRNPEKTPSSAAFSRDHGKTVGEIKAQNPRIQCRGVDVYYGEKHAIHGVSLEVGRNEVIALIGPSGCGKSTFLRCLNRMNDTIVGCRVTGEILLDGQDIYSGGMDVVPLRAQVGMVFQKPNPFPKSIFENVAYGPRIHGLASGKVELEEIVETSLRRAGLWDEVKDYLHHPGTGLSGGQQQRLCIARTIAVSPEVILMDEPCSALDPIATAKIEQLIDELREDYTIAIVTHSMQQAARVSQRTAYFHLGKLIEVGDTAQVFTNPRHQLTEDYITGRFG; this is encoded by the coding sequence ATGAGAAATCCGGAAAAGACACCTTCCTCCGCCGCGTTTTCCCGCGATCACGGGAAGACAGTGGGAGAGATCAAGGCGCAGAACCCCCGGATTCAGTGCCGTGGTGTGGACGTCTATTACGGCGAAAAGCACGCCATCCACGGTGTCAGCCTGGAGGTGGGGCGCAATGAGGTCATCGCCCTGATCGGTCCTTCCGGTTGCGGCAAGTCCACGTTTCTGCGCTGCCTGAACCGCATGAACGACACCATCGTCGGGTGCCGCGTCACCGGCGAGATTTTGTTGGACGGCCAGGACATCTACAGTGGCGGGATGGATGTGGTGCCCTTGCGCGCCCAGGTGGGCATGGTGTTCCAGAAGCCCAATCCCTTTCCCAAGAGCATTTTCGAGAATGTCGCCTATGGTCCGCGCATACACGGACTGGCTTCGGGCAAGGTGGAACTGGAGGAGATCGTCGAAACATCCCTGCGCCGTGCGGGACTCTGGGACGAGGTGAAGGACTACCTGCATCACCCCGGCACCGGGCTCTCCGGTGGTCAGCAACAGCGGCTTTGCATAGCCCGAACCATCGCCGTCAGCCCCGAGGTGATCCTCATGGACGAGCCTTGCTCGGCCCTGGATCCCATCGCGACCGCCAAGATCGAGCAGTTGATCGACGAGTTGCGCGAGGACTACACCATCGCCATCGTGACCCATTCCATGCAGCAGGCGGCGCGCGTTTCGCAGCGCACGGCCTATTTCCACCTGGGCAAGCTGATTGAGGTGGGCGATACCGCACAAGTGTTCACCAACCCCCGTCATCAGCTGACCGAAGACTACATCACCGGCCGTTTCGGTTAG
- a CDS encoding AI-2E family transporter translates to MSAREEVACANATGALLPESRARLIGGLVILLLGAWILHSYLTLLVWAVVLALATWPVFHYLRQRSSAEKTFWPALGLALAMGALILVPLVYGLGRLVQEAQSVSQLVAEAQAHGIPAPDWLATLPWIGPWAASHWADLLGTPASARDTLHWLGTSAALGYTKALASQLVHRLFGFFITLLVLFFLYRAGDALGQQVLGSCRKLFGESGVRYAAHAASAVRATVNGLVLVGLGEGLLLGVGYALAGLSHPAMLGGLTAVFAMVPFAAKLIFGGCSLVLLAQGQTVAGGGLFVFGLVVLLLADNYVRPALIGGAVKLPFLWTLLGILGGLENFGLLGLFLGPTIMAVLMSIWRDWADEPQ, encoded by the coding sequence GTGAGCGCGCGCGAGGAAGTGGCCTGCGCCAACGCGACGGGCGCCTTGCTTCCGGAAAGCAGGGCCCGATTGATCGGTGGCCTTGTCATCCTGCTGCTGGGCGCCTGGATCCTGCATAGTTACCTTACCCTGCTGGTGTGGGCGGTGGTGCTGGCCTTGGCCACCTGGCCGGTCTTTCACTACCTGCGCCAGCGCAGTAGCGCGGAAAAGACGTTTTGGCCAGCCCTGGGTCTCGCCCTCGCGATGGGCGCCCTGATTTTGGTGCCACTGGTCTATGGCCTCGGGCGGCTGGTACAGGAGGCGCAGTCAGTCTCTCAACTGGTGGCCGAGGCCCAGGCGCACGGTATCCCGGCCCCGGACTGGCTGGCAACCCTACCTTGGATCGGGCCTTGGGCGGCCTCCCACTGGGCGGACCTGCTGGGCACGCCTGCGTCCGCCCGCGATACCCTGCACTGGCTTGGGACCAGTGCGGCGCTTGGCTATACCAAGGCCCTAGCCAGCCAATTGGTGCATCGGTTGTTTGGCTTTTTCATCACCCTGCTGGTGCTGTTCTTTCTTTACCGGGCCGGCGATGCCCTGGGCCAGCAGGTGCTGGGCTCCTGTCGCAAGCTGTTTGGCGAATCGGGGGTGCGTTACGCGGCGCACGCGGCGTCGGCAGTGCGGGCCACGGTCAATGGCCTGGTTTTGGTGGGCCTAGGGGAGGGCTTGTTGCTTGGTGTCGGCTACGCGCTTGCCGGACTGAGTCACCCGGCCATGCTGGGGGGGCTGACCGCGGTGTTCGCCATGGTTCCCTTTGCCGCCAAGCTCATTTTCGGCGGTTGCTCCCTAGTTCTGTTGGCACAGGGCCAAACGGTGGCAGGCGGCGGACTGTTCGTCTTCGGACTGGTGGTGCTGCTGTTGGCGGACAATTATGTCCGGCCCGCCCTCATTGGCGGTGCCGTCAAGCTGCCGTTCCTCTGGACTTTGCTGGGAATTTTGGGCGGGCTGGAGAATTTCGGGTTGCTGGGCCTGTTCCTGGGACCCACGATCATGGCGGTCCTTATGTCGATCTGGCGCGACTGGGCCGATGAGCCGCAGTGA
- the pstA gene encoding phosphate ABC transporter permease PstA — protein MSDPHSKPRAPSKGVQTQEKVRAGLARRRAAETRFRLYGLISISVGLIFLAILFTSIIRNGYPAFRQTYVGLDVQFDPAILVPDGKVDAEALANADYAALLKASLAQLFPEVSGRQQKRALYGLLSTGAAYELRDRLAANPELLGKTERVWVTGSDNLDLFIKGHVDRGVPEAERPLKDEQIAWIDKLMAEGCIELRFNTTFFTAGDSREPELSGIFGALMGSVFTVMVTLALSFPVGIATAIYLEEFAPRNRWTDVIEVNINNLAAVPSIVFGLLGLAVFINFFGLPRSSPLVGGLVLTLMTLPVIIIAGRSALKAVPPSIREAALGIGASHMQTVFHHVLPLAMPGMLTGAIIGMARALGESAPLLMIGMVAFIVDIPTSALQPATVLPVQIYLWADSPERGFVERTSAAILVLLTFLIIMNGVAVYLRKRYERRW, from the coding sequence ATGAGTGATCCTCACAGTAAGCCCCGCGCGCCGTCCAAAGGCGTACAGACTCAGGAGAAAGTACGTGCCGGACTGGCCAGGCGGCGAGCGGCCGAAACGCGATTCCGCTTGTATGGGCTGATCTCCATATCCGTGGGCTTGATCTTTCTGGCCATCCTGTTCACCAGCATCATCCGTAACGGCTACCCGGCCTTTCGCCAGACCTACGTGGGGCTGGATGTGCAGTTCGACCCGGCGATTCTCGTGCCGGACGGGAAGGTCGACGCCGAGGCGCTGGCCAATGCCGATTATGCCGCCTTGCTCAAGGCCAGCCTGGCGCAACTGTTCCCCGAGGTGAGCGGCCGCCAGCAGAAGCGCGCCCTTTACGGCTTGCTCAGCACGGGGGCCGCCTACGAACTGCGCGACCGTCTCGCCGCAAACCCCGAGCTTCTGGGCAAGACGGAACGGGTTTGGGTCACGGGCAGCGACAACCTCGACCTGTTCATCAAAGGCCATGTCGATCGCGGCGTTCCGGAGGCGGAGAGGCCGCTCAAGGATGAACAGATCGCCTGGATAGACAAGCTGATGGCGGAAGGGTGCATCGAACTGCGCTTCAACACCACGTTCTTTACCGCCGGTGATTCCAGGGAACCGGAGCTTTCGGGTATTTTCGGTGCGCTCATGGGGTCCGTGTTCACGGTCATGGTCACCTTGGCGCTGTCCTTCCCCGTGGGCATCGCCACCGCGATCTACCTGGAGGAATTTGCGCCACGCAACCGCTGGACCGATGTGATCGAGGTGAACATCAACAACCTGGCGGCGGTGCCCTCCATTGTCTTCGGTCTGCTGGGGCTTGCGGTATTCATCAATTTCTTTGGGCTGCCGCGTTCCTCGCCCCTGGTCGGTGGCCTGGTGCTGACGCTGATGACCCTGCCGGTGATCATCATCGCCGGCCGCTCCGCGCTCAAGGCCGTTCCGCCTTCGATCCGTGAGGCGGCACTGGGCATAGGCGCCTCGCACATGCAGACCGTGTTTCATCACGTACTGCCCCTGGCCATGCCTGGCATGCTTACCGGCGCGATCATCGGCATGGCGCGGGCGCTGGGAGAAAGCGCCCCCTTGCTGATGATCGGCATGGTGGCCTTCATCGTCGACATTCCCACCAGCGCGCTGCAGCCGGCTACCGTGTTGCCGGTGCAGATCTATCTCTGGGCCGACAGTCCGGAGCGCGGGTTTGTGGAGCGTACGTCCGCCGCCATCCTCGTGCTGCTCACGTTCCTGATCATCATGAACGGGGTGGCCGTCTACCTGCGCAAGCGTTACGAGCGGCGTTGGTGA